One genomic segment of Bradyrhizobium diazoefficiens includes these proteins:
- a CDS encoding quinone oxidoreductase family protein produces the protein MKTRAIRVHEAGGPEVLKTDEIELKEPGEGEAIVRHTAIGVNLIDIYHRTATAGQYALPRPATLGVEAAGVVEAIGAGVDNVTVGDRVAYWMLPGAYSAKRVAPAWRLVKIPDGVSDQAAAAVMLKGGTAFYLLHDIWKVKKGDNVLVHTAAGGVGRLMSQWAKHLGATVIGTVGSAEKVKAAQAAGCAHVVVLKDQDFEAEARKITGGAGVDVVYDSIGADTFDKSLGSIRPLGMLVSVGQASGPVPPLDISKLAQKGSIFLSKPTLATFVAKREGIVRLAEGVFAGLKEGAITAEIGMTAPLAEVADVHRAFEGRKTTGSIVLIP, from the coding sequence ATGAAGACGAGAGCGATCCGCGTACACGAGGCCGGCGGCCCGGAAGTCCTGAAGACGGACGAGATCGAACTGAAAGAGCCGGGCGAGGGCGAAGCAATTGTACGGCACACCGCGATCGGCGTGAACCTGATAGACATCTATCATCGGACCGCCACCGCCGGTCAGTACGCGTTGCCTCGTCCGGCCACGCTTGGCGTGGAAGCCGCCGGAGTGGTGGAAGCGATCGGTGCCGGCGTCGACAACGTGACGGTCGGCGACCGGGTGGCCTATTGGATGCTGCCCGGTGCCTACTCTGCCAAACGCGTGGCTCCGGCCTGGCGCCTCGTCAAGATACCGGACGGAGTGTCAGATCAGGCCGCCGCCGCTGTCATGCTCAAAGGCGGCACCGCCTTCTACCTGCTGCACGACATCTGGAAGGTGAAGAAGGGCGATAACGTCCTGGTCCACACCGCTGCGGGCGGCGTTGGCCGTCTGATGTCGCAGTGGGCAAAGCATCTCGGCGCGACGGTGATCGGTACTGTGGGCTCCGCCGAAAAGGTGAAGGCCGCCCAAGCCGCAGGCTGCGCTCATGTCGTTGTCCTGAAGGATCAGGATTTCGAGGCGGAAGCGAGGAAGATCACAGGGGGAGCCGGCGTCGACGTCGTATACGATTCCATCGGTGCCGACACCTTCGACAAGTCGCTCGGCTCTATCCGCCCCCTCGGCATGCTGGTGAGCGTCGGGCAGGCAAGTGGCCCCGTGCCGCCGTTGGACATCAGCAAACTGGCGCAGAAGGGCTCCATCTTCCTGTCTAAGCCGACTCTGGCGACCTTCGTCGCGAAACGCGAGGGCATCGTCAGACTGGCGGAAGGCGTTTTCGCGGGGCTCAAGGAGGGTGCGATCACGGCCGAAATCGGAATGACGGCGCCGCTCGCCGAGGTCGCCGACGTCCACCGCGCCTTCGAGGGCCGCAAGACGACGGGCTCGATTGTCCTGATCCCTTAG
- the mmsB gene encoding 3-hydroxyisobutyrate dehydrogenase, which produces MEMLHKIAFIGLGNMGHPMCTHLARNGFSVSGYDISPEALSRLKQIGGTPCTSIAEAVHDADYVISMVPTGRHVREVYEGAEGVLKHARPGAMLIDCSTVDIESAKAVNAAAVAANFEMVDAPVSGAQPAAIAGRLIFMIGGTEEGYNRAIPPLKAMGHTFVHIGPAGCGQAMKICNNMMTGMSMVAISEVLTLAERLGLDHQTVYDVVTKGSGNCWALQAYCPVPGPVPTSPSSNDYAPGFSAEMMLKDMRLSQQAAASSSAATALAGAATAFYQMLVAGGHADRDFSIVYKLISGRLSSETLKKDVT; this is translated from the coding sequence ATGGAAATGTTGCACAAAATCGCTTTCATCGGATTGGGCAATATGGGGCATCCGATGTGCACCCATCTGGCACGCAACGGCTTCTCCGTGTCCGGCTACGACATCTCGCCGGAAGCATTGAGCAGGCTCAAACAGATTGGTGGCACGCCCTGCACCAGCATCGCTGAAGCTGTACACGATGCCGACTACGTCATCTCGATGGTGCCGACCGGCAGACACGTCCGGGAAGTGTACGAAGGTGCGGAGGGGGTCCTGAAGCACGCGCGTCCCGGCGCGATGCTGATCGACTGTTCCACCGTCGATATCGAGAGTGCCAAGGCGGTGAACGCCGCTGCGGTTGCTGCCAACTTCGAGATGGTCGACGCGCCGGTCTCCGGCGCGCAGCCCGCGGCCATCGCCGGACGTCTGATCTTCATGATCGGCGGTACCGAAGAGGGGTACAACCGGGCGATTCCGCCTCTCAAGGCCATGGGTCACACCTTCGTGCACATCGGTCCAGCCGGCTGTGGTCAGGCGATGAAGATCTGCAACAACATGATGACCGGCATGAGCATGGTCGCCATCTCGGAGGTGTTGACGTTGGCCGAGCGCCTCGGGCTTGACCATCAGACGGTGTACGACGTCGTCACGAAGGGGTCGGGAAACTGCTGGGCGTTGCAGGCCTATTGTCCGGTGCCGGGACCGGTCCCGACCTCTCCTTCGAGTAACGACTACGCGCCGGGCTTTTCGGCCGAAATGATGCTCAAGGACATGAGGCTCTCGCAGCAGGCTGCGGCGAGTTCGTCCGCGGCGACCGCTCTCGCCGGCGCGGCGACCGCCTTCTATCAGATGCTCGTCGCCGGCGGACATGCCGATCGCGACTTCAGCATCGTCTACAAATTGATTTCCGGACGGCTGTCGTCCGAGACGCTCAAGAAGGATGTGACATGA
- a CDS encoding aldehyde dehydrogenase family protein: MNTVVNDQKVRRQLMLIGGEWVPAASGETIAVENPGRRQIIATVPRGGAEDVDLAVKKAHAAFASWKRTPPRERGRLLQTIAKKIEAEHENLARQVAEETGNALRTQARPEIKIAADIFRYFGGLASELKGETLPLGHDLLSFTQREPLGVVAAVIPWNAPFLLASLKIAPALCAGNTVVMKTAEDAPLAVFELAKICSDVLPSGTLSMLSGTGQECGAPLLNHPLVAKLSFTGSTAVGKLVMEAAAKRVLPVSLELGGKSPSIVYPDATDDWVIEGLVAAMRFTRQSQSCTAGSRLFLHRKIYDNVLERLVEATSKLRVGDPLAEESDVGAIINERQYNKVCGYIEDGMKQSGSKLLCGGHPRDDKSLGDGYYLRPTIFAQGTNEWRLAREEIFGPVLVAIPWEDEDDVIRMANDSHYGLAAYVWTHDIGKALRAARDIESGWVQVNQGGGQMPGHSYGGYKQSGLGREFSLAAMLDSFTQTKNITVNLVR; this comes from the coding sequence ATGAACACCGTCGTCAACGATCAAAAGGTACGGCGCCAACTCATGTTGATCGGCGGCGAATGGGTGCCCGCCGCATCCGGCGAAACCATCGCCGTGGAGAATCCGGGACGCCGCCAGATCATCGCGACGGTGCCGCGCGGCGGCGCCGAGGATGTCGACCTCGCGGTCAAGAAGGCCCACGCGGCGTTCGCATCCTGGAAACGGACGCCCCCTCGCGAACGCGGTCGCCTGCTGCAGACCATCGCCAAAAAGATCGAAGCCGAGCATGAGAACCTCGCGCGACAGGTCGCCGAGGAGACTGGAAACGCGCTGAGGACGCAGGCGCGCCCCGAAATCAAGATCGCTGCCGATATCTTCCGGTACTTTGGGGGGTTGGCATCCGAACTCAAGGGAGAAACTCTTCCTCTGGGCCATGATCTCCTCAGCTTCACGCAGCGCGAGCCCCTTGGCGTCGTGGCCGCCGTGATCCCCTGGAACGCGCCATTCCTGCTCGCATCGCTGAAGATCGCCCCCGCTCTGTGCGCCGGCAACACGGTGGTGATGAAGACAGCAGAGGACGCTCCCCTCGCGGTTTTTGAGCTCGCCAAGATCTGTTCCGACGTCCTTCCTTCCGGCACGCTGAGCATGCTTTCCGGCACCGGCCAGGAATGCGGCGCGCCGCTCCTCAATCATCCGCTCGTCGCCAAGCTCTCGTTCACAGGCTCGACGGCCGTCGGCAAGCTGGTCATGGAAGCCGCGGCGAAGCGCGTGCTGCCGGTCTCGCTCGAACTGGGGGGCAAGAGTCCGTCCATCGTCTACCCCGATGCGACAGACGACTGGGTCATAGAAGGGCTCGTCGCCGCGATGCGCTTCACCCGTCAAAGTCAATCCTGCACGGCCGGGTCCCGCCTGTTTCTTCACCGCAAGATCTACGACAACGTTCTCGAACGTCTTGTCGAGGCGACTTCGAAGCTGCGCGTCGGCGATCCGCTGGCCGAGGAGAGCGACGTCGGTGCGATCATCAACGAGCGCCAGTACAACAAGGTCTGCGGCTACATCGAAGACGGCATGAAGCAGAGCGGCTCGAAACTCCTCTGCGGTGGTCATCCCCGCGATGACAAGTCGCTCGGCGACGGCTATTACTTGCGTCCGACGATTTTCGCGCAAGGTACGAACGAATGGCGACTGGCCCGAGAGGAGATCTTCGGGCCCGTGCTGGTCGCAATCCCTTGGGAAGACGAGGACGACGTAATCCGGATGGCCAACGATTCCCATTACGGTCTTGCCGCCTACGTCTGGACGCATGATATCGGCAAGGCGTTGCGTGCCGCGCGGGACATCGAGTCCGGATGGGTACAGGTCAATCAGGGCGGCGGTCAAATGCCCGGCCATTCCTACGGCGGGTACAAGCAGAGCGGGCTCGGCCGCGAATTCTCCCTCGCCGCGATGCTCGACAGCTTCACGCAGACGAAGAACATCACGGTCAATCTCGTCCGCTAG
- a CDS encoding AMP-binding protein produces MQDGNFYSSFEEGVRRDGSAVVFELEDGKTITRTWLHALSGRYASALRGVGCEPGDRVAVQLDKSAHAFALYLACVRAGLCYLPVNTAYKAGELMYLLDDAEPKAFFTYGEAGILHDTTRTFSFGADGEGTFAELVAAASEEFATVDVREGDPAALLYTSGTTGRPKGAVLSHRALTYSARTLSDIWGFSPSDVLLHTLPIFHSHGLFIAFNVALASGARVLLQSKFDAESVLEALPRSTVFMGVPTYYHRLLAHPCLSKDVCRSMRLFVSGSAPLSADVHREFEARIGQRILERYGSTEAMIICSNPLAGERRPGSVGFPIPGVELRIADQADRPLPGGSIGMIQARGPGFFSEYWKKPAQTSAEFTKDGFFRSGDLGRLDEEGYVTITGRAKDLIISGGYNVYPAEVESVIDEMPSVRETAVVGGPHPDFGECVVAFVIPVDRTRPPVAAEVIQTVKSRLANYKVPKQVVVVDDLPRNSMGKVLKNELRASLFGATVDNGLRSSGAQTS; encoded by the coding sequence ATGCAAGATGGCAACTTCTATTCTTCGTTCGAGGAAGGCGTCCGTCGGGATGGATCGGCCGTCGTCTTCGAATTGGAAGATGGCAAGACTATTACCCGGACTTGGCTCCACGCTTTGTCCGGGCGGTACGCCAGCGCATTGCGCGGAGTCGGCTGCGAGCCGGGGGACCGCGTGGCGGTGCAGCTCGACAAGTCGGCGCACGCCTTCGCGCTTTATCTGGCGTGCGTGCGCGCGGGGCTCTGCTATCTGCCGGTGAACACCGCGTACAAGGCCGGCGAACTGATGTACCTGCTGGACGACGCGGAGCCAAAGGCCTTCTTTACGTACGGCGAGGCGGGCATTTTGCATGACACGACGAGGACATTTTCCTTCGGCGCGGACGGCGAAGGCACGTTCGCGGAGTTGGTAGCGGCCGCGAGCGAAGAGTTCGCGACCGTTGACGTCCGCGAGGGAGACCCTGCCGCGCTGCTATACACGTCGGGGACGACCGGCAGACCGAAAGGCGCGGTTCTCAGCCATCGAGCGCTGACCTACTCGGCGCGTACGTTGAGCGACATCTGGGGCTTCTCACCGTCGGATGTCCTGCTGCACACGCTGCCGATCTTCCATAGTCATGGGCTGTTCATCGCGTTCAACGTCGCGCTCGCGAGCGGCGCCCGAGTTCTTCTGCAATCCAAATTCGACGCCGAGAGCGTCCTCGAAGCGCTTCCGCGATCGACCGTCTTCATGGGCGTCCCGACCTATTATCACCGGCTGCTCGCTCATCCATGTCTCTCGAAGGACGTGTGCCGGTCCATGCGCCTGTTCGTCTCGGGTTCAGCGCCGCTTTCGGCGGACGTCCACCGCGAATTCGAAGCCCGAATCGGGCAGCGCATATTGGAGAGGTACGGGTCGACGGAGGCCATGATCATCTGTTCGAATCCCCTTGCAGGAGAGCGGCGCCCCGGGTCGGTCGGATTTCCCATTCCCGGCGTCGAACTGCGGATAGCCGATCAGGCCGACCGGCCCCTTCCGGGCGGAAGCATCGGTATGATACAGGCTCGCGGACCGGGTTTTTTCTCGGAGTATTGGAAGAAGCCGGCTCAAACGAGCGCGGAATTCACCAAGGACGGTTTCTTCCGGAGCGGTGACCTGGGCCGACTCGACGAAGAGGGTTACGTGACGATCACGGGCCGCGCGAAGGATCTGATCATCAGCGGCGGCTACAACGTCTATCCGGCGGAGGTCGAATCCGTCATCGACGAAATGCCATCCGTCCGGGAAACCGCCGTGGTCGGAGGGCCGCATCCCGATTTTGGCGAGTGCGTCGTCGCCTTCGTCATTCCCGTCGATAGGACCCGGCCACCCGTCGCTGCCGAAGTCATTCAGACGGTCAAGAGCAGACTTGCGAATTACAAGGTACCTAAGCAGGTTGTCGTGGTCGACGATCTGCCCAGAAATTCCATGGGGAAGGTACTGAAGAACGAACTGCGCGCTTCGCTATTCGGCGCGACCGTCGACAATGGGCTGCGCTCCTCGGGGGCACAAACGTCCTGA
- a CDS encoding GntR family transcriptional regulator codes for MLNRKTYRTEEIAKWIRDEIEAGSFPPGARLEERPLSERFGVSKTPVREALIQLATIGMVELRQRRGAMVTVLSVDQVISMFEVMTELETMAAKLAANRMSASDRSELSRIHSRSEACIPAEDFEAYDAINKEFHEVIYRGSCNDYLETSIKDVRSRLRVYRRYPFTKAGRIRQSFSDHAQIVQAISRGDGDAAAAAMRDHISIGGRVFADLVADMRRRA; via the coding sequence TTGCTGAACCGAAAGACGTACCGAACGGAAGAGATCGCGAAATGGATTCGCGACGAGATCGAGGCGGGCTCGTTCCCGCCAGGCGCGCGTTTGGAAGAACGACCGCTTTCCGAGCGCTTTGGCGTCTCGAAAACCCCGGTTCGGGAAGCCCTCATCCAACTCGCGACAATCGGGATGGTCGAACTCCGCCAGCGCCGGGGCGCGATGGTGACGGTACTCAGCGTCGACCAGGTCATCTCGATGTTCGAAGTCATGACCGAACTCGAAACGATGGCAGCCAAGCTCGCGGCGAACCGCATGTCGGCGTCGGACCGGAGCGAACTGTCCAGGATCCATAGCCGCAGCGAGGCCTGCATCCCCGCCGAGGATTTCGAGGCGTACGACGCCATCAACAAGGAATTCCACGAAGTGATTTACCGAGGTTCGTGCAACGACTACCTCGAAACGAGCATCAAGGACGTGCGCAGCCGCCTTCGCGTATATCGCCGGTATCCGTTCACGAAGGCCGGACGGATACGCCAATCGTTCTCCGATCACGCGCAGATCGTTCAGGCGATCTCGAGGGGCGACGGTGATGCGGCAGCCGCCGCCATGCGCGATCACATCAGCATCGGCGGGCGTGTTTTCGCCGATCTGGTCGCCGATATGCGGCGGCGGGCCTGA
- a CDS encoding ABC transporter substrate-binding protein, protein MKRLVGLKTMVALAAIIAAESICPATAQNGPIRIGVLNDQSGLYAEFGGLGSVTAAKMAVEDFGGKALGRDIEIVSADHQNKADIGTQIARKWFDQDSVLAIADLTNSGVALAVQGLAKEKKRITLASGPGSRRLTQEDCSRLGFAWTWDTYSSVIGTARTVLKDGGKSWFILAADYAFGKQMAEDLRKVITANGGTVAGEVRAPLSTPDFSSFLLQAQSSKAQIIALANGGADTTNSVKQASEFGIVQGGQRLASMALVISDVHALGLQAAQGIVATTGYYWDRDDESRAFGNRYMKLTGRMPGMIQAGVYSSVLHYLKALKAAGADDANAVAAKMRELPVNDFFAKNGKVRVDGKMEHDMYLIQVKAPSESKAPWDYYKILRTIPAEEASIPLSESKCPLVKK, encoded by the coding sequence ATGAAACGTTTGGTCGGCTTGAAAACGATGGTCGCTCTCGCCGCGATCATCGCCGCGGAATCGATCTGCCCGGCAACCGCGCAGAACGGCCCCATCCGGATCGGAGTGCTCAACGACCAGTCCGGACTGTACGCGGAGTTCGGCGGGCTGGGTTCGGTGACGGCCGCGAAGATGGCGGTTGAGGACTTCGGCGGGAAAGCCTTAGGACGCGATATCGAAATCGTATCCGCCGACCATCAGAACAAGGCCGACATCGGTACACAGATCGCGAGAAAGTGGTTCGATCAAGACAGCGTTCTCGCCATCGCCGACCTGACGAATTCCGGCGTTGCCCTCGCCGTGCAGGGGCTCGCGAAAGAGAAGAAGCGCATCACGCTCGCTTCCGGTCCGGGCTCCAGGCGCTTGACCCAGGAAGACTGCTCGCGGCTCGGTTTCGCCTGGACGTGGGACACCTATTCGTCGGTCATAGGGACCGCCCGAACTGTGCTCAAGGATGGCGGCAAGAGTTGGTTCATTCTCGCGGCCGACTACGCCTTCGGAAAGCAGATGGCCGAAGACCTGAGAAAGGTCATCACGGCGAACGGCGGTACCGTAGCCGGGGAGGTCCGTGCGCCCCTTTCGACCCCTGACTTCTCGTCCTTCCTGCTCCAGGCCCAAAGCAGCAAGGCGCAGATCATCGCTCTCGCCAATGGCGGCGCCGATACGACGAATTCGGTCAAGCAGGCCTCCGAATTCGGCATCGTCCAGGGCGGGCAGCGGCTTGCGAGCATGGCCCTCGTCATCAGCGACGTGCATGCGCTGGGGCTGCAGGCGGCGCAGGGCATCGTAGCGACCACCGGATATTATTGGGATCGTGACGACGAGAGCCGCGCGTTCGGCAATCGTTATATGAAGTTGACCGGACGCATGCCCGGAATGATCCAGGCCGGCGTCTATTCTTCCGTCCTCCACTACCTGAAGGCCTTGAAAGCTGCCGGCGCAGACGACGCCAATGCGGTCGCCGCGAAAATGCGCGAGCTCCCCGTGAACGATTTCTTCGCGAAGAACGGGAAGGTGCGCGTCGACGGCAAGATGGAGCACGACATGTATCTCATCCAGGTCAAGGCTCCGTCGGAGTCGAAGGCGCCCTGGGACTATTACAAGATCCTACGTACGATCCCCGCGGAGGAGGCATCGATCCCCCTCTCGGAAAGCAAGTGCCCCCTGGTGAAGAAGTGA
- a CDS encoding alpha/beta fold hydrolase — MATYLICHGAWAGNWAWKRIRDILRTEDHEVLVPTYTGLGERAHLTNPLVDLETHIQDVRNVIEYEDLTDIILVGHSYGGMVTTALADRIRERVRQMIYVDAFVPEDGESLYDLAGGESSFAAPVEGWLIPPVALAPDTSAEDIAWTTPLRRHQPVRTFSQGLRLSHTKPASPRSYIHCTRKANKDFFRQFADRFSQDPEWAFHGIDASHSPNITNPRLLAQLLLSYAPAPLP, encoded by the coding sequence ATGGCGACCTACCTGATTTGTCACGGAGCTTGGGCCGGCAACTGGGCGTGGAAGAGGATCCGCGACATTCTTCGCACCGAAGATCACGAGGTTCTCGTTCCGACTTATACCGGCCTGGGCGAGCGCGCCCATCTCACCAACCCGCTGGTGGATCTCGAAACTCACATTCAGGATGTCAGGAACGTGATCGAGTACGAGGATTTGACCGACATCATCCTGGTAGGTCACAGCTACGGCGGAATGGTCACCACGGCGCTCGCCGATCGCATCCGCGAGCGAGTCAGACAGATGATCTACGTCGACGCCTTCGTACCGGAGGACGGAGAATCTCTATACGATTTGGCCGGGGGCGAATCCAGCTTTGCCGCTCCCGTCGAAGGATGGCTGATCCCGCCAGTGGCGCTGGCGCCGGATACATCCGCAGAGGACATCGCCTGGACGACGCCCTTGCGCCGGCATCAGCCCGTGCGGACGTTTTCACAAGGACTGCGACTGTCGCACACGAAACCTGCTTCTCCGCGCTCCTACATTCACTGTACCCGAAAAGCGAATAAGGATTTCTTTCGCCAGTTCGCCGACCGGTTTTCTCAGGATCCTGAATGGGCGTTCCATGGGATCGACGCCAGTCACAGTCCCAACATCACCAATCCGCGGTTGCTCGCGCAATTGCTGCTCTCGTATGCGCCGGCTCCATTACCGTGA
- a CDS encoding ABC transporter substrate-binding protein has translation MKKVVPALLVGLMMGLSLPADAQAPFDGKVKIGVLTDLSSLYSDATGAGSISAVQLAVEDYKKANPTSKLQIEIISADHQNKPDVGSSIARQWYERDGVDLIIDVPNSALALAVSGVTKQLNKVDIIVSAGSTRLTGDLCNANTVQWTFDNYSLAHGTGSAMVAGGGKSWFFITTDYSFGIDLEKQTSDVVKADGGTVVGSVRAPLNSPDFSSFLLQAQASKAQVIGLANAGGDMQNAIKGASEFGIVKGGQKMAALAVFITDLHSLGLPVAQGLNYTTAFYWDMNDATREWTKRFMQKAGTDKLYPTMDHAGNYSGTIHFLRAIEAAQTHDGAKIVATMKELPTDDVVFGNGQVRADGRKIHPMHLMQVKAPAESRGPWDLSKLIKTIPIDQAFRPLAQSDCPLVKK, from the coding sequence ATGAAGAAAGTCGTACCGGCCCTGCTTGTAGGGTTGATGATGGGCCTTTCGCTGCCGGCGGACGCGCAGGCGCCTTTCGACGGCAAGGTGAAGATCGGCGTCCTCACCGACCTGTCTAGCCTCTACTCCGATGCAACCGGGGCCGGTTCAATCTCTGCGGTTCAGCTTGCGGTCGAAGACTACAAGAAGGCCAATCCAACTTCGAAGCTGCAGATCGAGATCATCTCGGCCGATCATCAAAACAAGCCGGACGTCGGATCGTCGATAGCGCGCCAGTGGTACGAGCGCGACGGCGTCGATCTGATCATCGATGTGCCCAACTCGGCCCTGGCGCTGGCGGTGAGCGGCGTGACCAAGCAGCTCAACAAGGTCGACATCATTGTCTCGGCGGGAAGTACCCGACTGACCGGCGATCTGTGCAACGCCAACACCGTGCAATGGACGTTCGACAACTATTCGCTGGCGCATGGGACTGGCAGCGCGATGGTTGCGGGCGGCGGCAAGAGCTGGTTCTTCATCACGACCGATTATTCGTTCGGTATCGATCTGGAAAAGCAGACTTCGGACGTGGTCAAGGCCGACGGTGGCACAGTTGTCGGCAGCGTGCGAGCGCCACTGAATTCACCGGATTTCTCCTCGTTTTTGCTGCAAGCGCAGGCTTCGAAGGCGCAGGTAATCGGTCTGGCGAACGCGGGCGGTGACATGCAAAATGCGATAAAAGGGGCCTCGGAATTCGGAATCGTCAAGGGCGGACAGAAGATGGCGGCGCTGGCTGTTTTCATCACCGATCTACATTCGCTCGGGCTGCCGGTTGCCCAGGGCCTCAACTATACGACGGCCTTCTACTGGGACATGAACGATGCGACGCGCGAATGGACCAAGCGATTCATGCAAAAAGCGGGTACGGACAAATTGTACCCTACGATGGATCACGCCGGCAACTACAGCGGGACCATTCATTTCCTCAGGGCGATCGAGGCGGCGCAAACACACGACGGTGCCAAGATTGTCGCCACGATGAAGGAGTTGCCGACCGACGATGTGGTGTTTGGCAACGGGCAGGTTCGTGCCGACGGCCGTAAGATTCACCCGATGCACCTGATGCAGGTGAAAGCGCCCGCCGAGAGCAGGGGACCCTGGGATCTCTCCAAGCTGATCAAGACCATTCCGATTGATCAGGCGTTCCGGCCGCTGGCGCAAAGCGATTGCCCGCTCGTCAAGAAGTGA
- a CDS encoding tetratricopeptide repeat protein: protein MEFPVPLGELAQPKTPQPPNEPRFPGFLGYVAIGLLIGIAAQEFRWRNWNMAPRAQLAQAEHDAKAGDYRAAVKLFDSLAKKNDPLAEYWIGHLSELGLGVARDPAKAVEFYTRAAAQDVAPAELRLGELYLDGNLVLPDFEKAKSYLEKAAYHGEPQAAMLLGQMYRDGIGAPADQTQAYAWSEVATLEGSAFAQRDRDAALHDLNAVDPKTAIARAREILDAIKKQTPPFKSTTAN from the coding sequence ATGGAATTTCCAGTGCCGCTCGGAGAACTTGCCCAACCGAAAACCCCGCAGCCGCCCAACGAGCCGCGATTCCCTGGCTTTCTCGGCTATGTGGCTATTGGGTTGCTAATTGGAATTGCGGCGCAGGAATTCCGCTGGCGAAACTGGAACATGGCACCGCGAGCTCAACTGGCGCAGGCGGAGCATGATGCTAAGGCTGGTGATTATCGCGCAGCGGTGAAGTTATTCGATAGTCTCGCGAAGAAGAATGATCCGCTCGCCGAGTATTGGATAGGGCATCTGAGTGAGCTTGGTCTTGGCGTGGCCCGCGACCCGGCCAAGGCGGTCGAGTTTTACACCAGAGCCGCAGCCCAGGACGTCGCCCCGGCTGAGCTCCGGCTCGGCGAGCTATATCTGGATGGGAACCTTGTGTTGCCTGACTTTGAAAAGGCCAAGTCCTACCTGGAAAAGGCGGCCTATCATGGCGAGCCTCAGGCCGCGATGTTACTGGGCCAAATGTATCGTGATGGCATTGGAGCGCCCGCCGATCAAACCCAGGCGTATGCCTGGTCAGAAGTAGCCACTCTGGAGGGCAGCGCTTTCGCACAACGTGATCGGGATGCTGCACTCCACGACTTGAATGCTGTCGATCCAAAGACTGCAATAGCTCGCGCGCGGGAAATCCTCGACGCCATCAAGAAACAGACGCCTCCGTTCAAATCAACCACAGCGAATTGA
- a CDS encoding enoyl-CoA hydratase/isomerase family protein: MEQARPMAGRCPSLEIGGAVARIALNRPDRHNRFEPADIEAMSAMLEELAKGGAARVLVITARGPSFSSGFDLETLSGPKARQSTAAFARLCDLIETLPIPTVCGINGNIYGGATDIALSCDFRIGVDGCRLQMSPARLGIEYYYSGLRRYVERLGLTEAKRLFLTGEQVDTATMLRIGFLSEIAAPEQLEIRITAIADALAQRSPKSVRGLKASLNAIARGSDDPATIDARFFESLDSPDAKEGLDAWSERRPARFADA; this comes from the coding sequence ATGGAACAGGCTCGCCCGATGGCTGGGAGATGTCCGTCGCTCGAGATTGGGGGCGCGGTCGCCCGTATCGCTCTGAACCGGCCCGATAGGCACAATCGGTTCGAGCCGGCTGACATCGAGGCGATGTCGGCGATGCTGGAAGAGTTAGCGAAGGGTGGCGCGGCACGCGTACTGGTCATCACGGCGAGAGGGCCGAGCTTCAGCTCGGGCTTCGATCTGGAAACGCTCTCCGGGCCCAAGGCGCGGCAGAGCACCGCGGCGTTCGCAAGGCTTTGCGACCTGATTGAAACGCTGCCGATCCCGACCGTGTGCGGAATCAACGGCAACATCTACGGGGGAGCGACCGACATCGCTCTGTCGTGCGATTTCCGCATCGGCGTCGATGGTTGTCGCCTTCAGATGTCGCCGGCGCGGCTCGGCATCGAATATTATTACAGCGGACTTCGCAGATACGTCGAGCGGCTCGGATTGACGGAAGCGAAGCGCCTGTTCCTCACCGGCGAGCAGGTCGACACCGCGACCATGCTGCGCATCGGATTTCTAAGCGAGATAGCTGCGCCCGAGCAACTCGAAATCCGGATCACGGCGATAGCCGACGCCCTGGCCCAGCGTTCACCCAAATCTGTGCGCGGACTGAAGGCCTCTCTCAACGCGATAGCCCGAGGCTCCGATGACCCGGCCACCATCGATGCGAGGTTTTTCGAAAGTCTGGATTCGCCCGACGCGAAGGAAGGACTCGACGCTTGGTCCGAGAGGCGACCCGCCAGGTTCGCCGACGCCTAG